The following nucleotide sequence is from Siniperca chuatsi isolate FFG_IHB_CAS linkage group LG2, ASM2008510v1, whole genome shotgun sequence.
AATcatacacagaaatatttaGTAATCCCATATCAGTGAATATTAACAAAGAATGTGGATAAATGTTTAGGGGGGGCTTTGCAAATTGGTGATGAAATCTGAAAATAAGGACAGAAATAAGAACTTTATAGAATCCTGTATGCTGGGTTGATGTAGCAGCAAACTGTAGTATGGCAAAGCAAAAAGAGTTCTATAGATACAACCCTAGCatctgttttattatcattCATGAATTTCTTAatgaaaattacagttttgTACAACATAACAATACTAGAACTTAATCTATGTACAACAAGAATTCATTAGGACTGTTACTAccactgcttctgctgctgctgctgctgctgctggtagtgctactgtaaatgtttactactactactactctgtCCTCAGAGGTTGCAGATGTTGTGTTGCTAGATCATCAGCAGAGAATAAGTAGAAGGATTTGTAGCCAGAGTTTGTATCGAGTTTGTATTTGTCCTTACTGGTAATTACACTAAAATCAATTCTGTTTCCTTCTTTCCAGGTGACAGGTCAGTGTCATTGCAGACCAAGCTTTGGAGGCCGAACATGTACCGAGTGCCCAGACAAAACATACGGAGACCCTCTCATAGGCTGCCAACGTGAGTCAGCCCTCTTTGATTACTCCATTTATTGTTGAGAAGCCAGTTGTTGGATTCATGAGATGCAGTCATAATTCCATTGTAGTTTAGTTTGCTGTCTGAGTCATGGTAAAAAAATTACAAGTAAATATACATATTCTGCATTTCAATTCTACAACAATGCTATAACTTCATACTAATTGCATCCGCAACCTGGAGGCCCTACTGGGTGCAGCAATGAAGCAaccttttaaaaatcaaaatcaacatttaagtGTGTGGGTCTCTTAGGCTTTAAGCCCTCCAATCAGTGCTTGAATTTGTATATATTGTCTTCTGATCTTCTTGGCTCTTCCACCACAGCTTGCCGGTGTGATGCTGAAGGAACCCTTCCAGAAGTTTGTGACAAGCAGACAGGGGTCTGTTTGTGTCGGCCGGGCATCACCGGGGCTCGCTGTGACTCCTGCAGTCGAGGACACTGTGACTCCTTCCCTGCCTGCGAGACATGTCCCTCCTGCTTCTTCACCCTGGACGCCCAGAGACAGAACCTGAGCTTGGTTCTGGAGAGACTCTCCTTCAGCTTCCCTTCTACTGGTGATCTTGAAAACGTCTTGCCTAGCATCCGCAACCTGGAGGACCGCCTGAGCCTGATCCGGAACTCCGTCTCTCTTCCACCCAGTACTGCCAGACAGATCGATAATGCTCTGTCCCAACTTTATAAGCTCAGGTGGGGACTGCTGAGATCATCAGAGGAAAACAttggatttggattttttttttttaatggttttaatatgaaaacactAATCAGCTCTTTATGAAGCTATCCGTCATTGTTCTGGATAtgttttcagacattcatgAATGTCATTTCTTTACCTTATTCTCACTCTTGGATGGAAACTCACTAAGTTAGATTTCTTTTCTCACTGATGCCTAATTGAACAactcttgtttttgtctcaCAGGGACCAGGTGAACGAGGTTAACAATGACCTTTCACCCCTGGTGAAAACCCCTGGTCTGGACTCAGAGCTGGACAAACTGCAAGCTCTGCTGGTCCGCCTCACTTTGGAGTACAAAATCAAGAAAGATGCAATGGAGAACACCAACAATGCAGgtcagagacaaagacacaccaGTCACTGCTACtctcagttttttttaagaaacttAAAATATGGCACAAACATACTTAATGCTGGTTTGAGCAGAATGTCTGACTGAACCATCTCACCATCTCCACCAATTTTTGTTTCTCAAACAGACATTCTGATATGGACAGCATAAAATATACTCATGTTGACTTTTTCTGTCCTATTCAGAAGGATTTTCTGCCATCCAGAAAGCCTATAATGAGTCTACAGATGCGGCTAAGAAAGTGgatgacagcagaaacacagtgaAGGAGTCAGCTAATGCTAGAGAACAGACTGAGGACCTTCAAAACCAAATACAACCAGCCAACACCAGAGATCTTGACAAACTGAACGAGAGCATGGCCTCCCGACCTGACCTCACTCCTGTTGCCAAACAGGTAACAACTACCAGGCCTCGTTTCACCAACATGATGCTGTGACATTTCTTTTAGGAGGGAGATAGATTATGGTGTGTTTTGTGGCATGATGGAAACTACAgctttgaaatgtgtttcagtaACAAACATCTCCTTGATCTACTGATTACTTGGAAACATCTGCTGATTTGTAGTACTTGAAGAGATCATCAGTTATTTGAAGTGTAATGCTCAAACATTTCCATTTTGAGCCAGCATGTCTTCACCTTCCAATACGTGCCATCTTCTGTTCATgtcatttatctatttatatatCTTTGTATTTATCTGCACCACTTTTAGTTTTCCTAGAAAATGCAAGttgataaaatgtcattttatctCCTGGAGGTGGCACTAGAGTAAAAAGACCATATGGGCATAAACGCAAAAAGGGTGTAAGCCTTTCAGAGCATGAATATGATCCGAAAAGTGTATTATAATCTATTCTAAAGGGAAAGGGTTCATCGCCTAGGGAGCATAGATATACTCAGTCATTTTCAGTTAGATTtttatacttgtgtgtgttacacaagtggacattttggcctgatggtggcactagaggaaagctCAAagggctttttctttttattcactAAAATATTAGGGATCATTCACTACACATTTTGAGGGAATCTGGCTggaagttgttgagatattattatattgacATGCTATTGCAATTCATTGTGAATTGTATAACCCCCAATATCAAATGGCTATTTTGTTAAATGGGACCATAACTCCCAGATTTACCCTTTAAATCAGCATTTATCTGTGACTTTTCAGGTATGTGGCAGTGTTCGCTCAGAGCCCTGCACCCCTCTCCAGTGTGACGGTTTAGAGTTGTGTCCACCGAAGGGAACCCCACCTTgtaaaaagggggaaaagtgCGTGGGCGCCCTACCTCTGAGCAAGAGGGCTGATGCTGATGCTAAGGACGTGAAAGACCGACTGGACAAGCTCACTGGGAAGATCACAGAGGCTGCAGAGAAGGTGCACACACTCTCTGATGTTTATTTCACTTCTGATAGCTCCACTAGCACATCACTGTAACTCTATTACAAAAGCATGAGCAATTTCAGATTTTGTAAGAATACTATAGATTATTCTCCAATTATTAAAACAGTATACAGATTCTAAAGCATTATTTAAGTTCTTTTCAATTCCTTACAGCTCCAGGAAACACAAGAGACAACCAACCAGGTGAGACAGTCTGCAGAGAAGCTATTCAATACGATGAAGCAGACCAGAGACGAGCTAGAAGAAGACTTAAAAGAGACACGTGACGTTGTGAAAGCGCTCAAAGACTTCCTGTCAGGTAAAAATTGTTTTAGTGCAGAGGGTAGATGGATTAGTGGACTGATATATGGAAGGAACGTTCACTTGGTTTCAGTAATAATGACTTAATCAGAAGGTGATGCCACGGTCAGTCACTCCTTTGCCATTTTGCATCCAACTTTTCCTGTTTCTGCCTGCACAGACCCGTCTTCCAACCTGACCCACGTCCAGGAGGTGAGCGACTGGATCCTGAAAGCCAAACCGCCTCTCAGCCTGGTTGCTCTGAAGAGGAAGCTGGAGGATCTGAAGAATCTGGCAGCTAATCTACCAAATAGCACGGCCGTGTTGGACAAGGCCAAGCCGCAGCTGGACAAGGCCAGGAAACTGCTGCAGGAAGCCCAGGACGCCAGGTGGGCATTCACACTCCAGGGCCAGACTACTATTACTGATACTTAATGCTGTTTTCCAAAACAATTATCAACTTTGAAAATTCATAgcatttaaaaagcatttttttgttaATCACAGGATGGATATTAAAACAATTGATAAGAGCATGATGTACACAAAGTAGAAGATAAACTGTAAACAGTGAATGCTGTTTTAATGAAGATGCTGCCTTTTTCCTTTACTCTTTCTTGGCTATGTATAATGTGGTAAAAAGTATCCTTGTTTTTAGCATCAGAACTATTTTATCTTGacctttttctgctttttgtaaGGTTTGGTTCAGAATAACAAATCCAAATTCCAAAATGACCAGAATTGTTACATTTAATCCAAAATGCAACAAGACCTCATACACAGACCCTATTGGTACACTCAAAGAGTTAATCTAGAGTTGACCTTACAGTTTTTATCATTGTAGTCTAGCAGAACAGAAATAGATTTTGAGGTCAAATCCAAAAATGTCTCTTTCTGAAGGTCTATAGGGCGCCCCTTCAGCCCTCAGAGTTCTCTGTTATGTCTTTGTAGTGATGATAAATGTCACACTGATGTAAAAAGATTTTTTCTCTGGTTGCATATTCACAGGGACACGGCACTGGGAGTAAAGGCCGACGTGGACGGTTTGCTGGCAGGCTTCGGCTTGGCGGAGGGCTCCCTCTCTGACCTGGAGGACAAGCTGCAGAACAGCATGGATCTCTTAGACAACCTGAACAACAGCCTAACTAAGGTAGGAAGCATGGATACATCAAACAATGGATGACATGGTGGCCCATTTATTCCAATAAAAGCTGCTCGCCAAGCATTACTGAGTTTTAGAGTGGTTCTCTTCATGCAGGCCAAAGACCAACTGAGCCCAGCAGAGAAGGCTCTTGATGATGTATCGACACTGATAAAGCCAATGAAACCTCAACTGGATGAGCTCAAAGACCTGCTGCAGAATGGAGGCCAGCAGGCCCAGGATGCACAGGAAAATGCAGACAAAGCGGAGGATGAAGCAGCTACTGCAAATGAGGTGAGAGACCTGCTGTAGCTGTTCTATTTTGAAATATGAACATTGACTTTTACAAAGGACAGGTTTAGAATAATAAGATTATAGCTATCAGTAGTCTTCAGTGTCTTAAACTGCAATGTTGAGGGGGGCGGGGTTGTTGCCACAAGAACTTGGTCAACCCCCCCCCGTATTAATATACTATAAAGATTAAAATTTACAATAACATTTCAATAACGAGTTATGGTCCTTTGACAGTGCATTTCAGTTGCACATGTCTGCATTTAGCGTGTCATCTTCATAAATGTActaatacaaatgtgtgtgtgtttgcaggacCTGTTGTCTTTGGAGAAGCAGCTGGATCGTCTTAAAGACGAGGCTGCAGCCAGAGAGCCAGGTGAAGAGGCCGGGCCAGTGGGGGAGCGACTGGCGACGCTGCAGCAGGATGCTGGAGCTCTGGCCAACACCACTGAAAACATGATGAAGGCTCTGGAAGGTAATACAGCAAAACCACACCACCACAagtctgtatttaaaaaaaataaatgcttgaTAAATACAGCTGAACTTAGtaattttttcctcctctgagtCTGACTTGCCTATTGCCTCTGCCTCAGAGGTTATAAGTAGGCTATTTGGGGTGAGAAGCCcatgaaaaagaggaaatttAGGCAGACAGTAAACTTGCAGAAAAAGACACCGaaaagtttttaatattttggattttttctttctttttttattcacagtATCTGTTAAATTCCATTTGCTGTGACTTTTATGACGATCTAAATGATTTTTTCTATTggctaaataaatatttttttaagttactTTTTCTTGGTCTTCAGATAGACAATTTAAAGATATTGTGCCTAAATGACGCAATATGTGTCACATGTAACATCCAGTTGTagaaaaattaattcaaaatttAAATCTCCCAACTcgcagaaaaaacacagaggaagtGACCTTTGTGTCATCAGTTGGAGCTCTGGTCCTATAAAGGGATGTTAAGAGATTTTCAGTGTTTGTATTAGATCCCAGGTCAATCCCAGGACTTTTATCTTTTTCCAGGTAAGGCAGATTCCCTCAGGTTTCTGCAGAACGAGATCCTTCAGAAGTCAACAAAGCTTGAAGGACTTGATGCTAAGCTTAAAGACCTTGTGGCAAAACTTCGAAAGAAAGCCAACGACCTCAGCACCTGCCAGGGCTGAAAGTCACCAAGCTGCCCTCTGAGCAGCATCTGCAGCTGCTGTCACTACAACACTTCATACCAGCCTTCAACCTTCTACTGGCCGAAAAAGTCTTCAATTTAGAGAATTCTTGCAATTCCACTGCAATAACTCTTCATTGCACCTCTTCTCTGGCAGTTATCAAAGAACTGTAGGAAATCATTATCTGGGCTTGAATGAGGTTCAGGGAGATGTAAATGACTACTATTCATAAATAACTTGAGAGTTAAAGATTAGTGATAAGTAACAATGGAAATGTAGAGGAGTGAGGGGGTTCCTTTAATGATGATACTGTAGGTTCCATTTACTCATCAGAAATCCACAATGTGGACTGTGTTATACAGGCACATATCAATATTTAGTCAAAAAACACTATGGTATTGTGAGTTTGTCAATATAATTTTCATCATTTAGCATTTTATCTAGAAAAAGGCCACAGCTTCTAACTTTCTGACAGCTCTGCAAAAGCCAACATAAACTTTTATTTGTCAGCAGCAATACACTCCACATTGAACATTGCACCACAATTATTGTATTTGTCAGAACTGGAGAGAGGGTGAATTctacattatttatttgtctgtttttcatctGCTGTTTGTACAGAATCCACAGTATTTAATTAAAAGCCTGTTAATACTTTGATTCATGTCTTAAAGCTTCACGGGAAAGGCCAACACAGTACTGCAGCTATTCATTCAACACAAGAAGCAGGAAGACTAGTTACTACATatttattgagaaaataatacaaaaaccATGTAAGTCACTACATTTGTGAATTCACTAGTGTTGACAGCATCTTCACATCAGCTTGTGGCACTTGATAAATTCAGTTTAACAAGAGAGCAGTTTATATACAtatcacagaaaacacacacttgctgtGTGTCAATGACTCCACctcaaaataaagtttaatctcatgaataaaaagaacattttccatccatctctTTGGGTACAGTGGAAGTTGGACTTGTAATCCATCAATGTAATCCagcataaatggaaaaataataatatatacaggTTCAAAAGGAGTCCAAACACTACAGTACATTCCCAGATTTTGTTATACTGTAAATGGTGAATATAAATTAAGTATCTTAATAAAGATATGAGCTTACAAATGACATGACTCTGAAGTTTCGGAATCTGAAAAAGCTTTTCAGCTTTATAAAAACTTAGAAACCACTGGAATTCAAAGTCATGTCAGTCTCAAAAAAACTAATTAGCTTTCACACTGCATATGTCAGCtaaatatattcaaaacaaatacatttttaatggtaTGTAGTAACATGTTCACAGTAATAGATACAATAGATAATAATAgctttgagaaaataaatgtgaattaatTCTAAATGATGAATTCCTGCTTGTGTCTGTTTTAATGGGGTGTTCACTGCATATTCATTCCATGTTATAGTGTTTTTACAATGTAGATAATGGATGTGTCTGTCAATGGAGCATGTTTTCTGCAGCAGAGAACCACATCAGAAATGAAAAAGCTGAGCAGCAGATGTATCAACGTCTTTATACCAAAACGGATGCCACTCAACTCAACTGCTGTTAACTCAAGagacaaactaaaaaaagagagatttttgAAAATTAGTTATCAATTACAGGCTGGTTTGAGTCAGTAATTTGTGTAGTCGACAAGCAGGTATAGAGATGACTCTCTACCTGCATGAGATTTATCAGGTTAGCAGCCAATCACATGAGAGAACACACTCCTGACTGAAGCTGCTGGtccttcctctgagccacagcaTCCAGGCTGCAACACATCACACAACCAGGATTCATTAGAATAACGCAATGATGAAGACTGAGAAAATGATAACAAATGATACAACAGCTGACTTTCTCTGGGAGGAAGTATTTCTTATCATTTAATCCACATTGAAAAAACAGAGGATGACAATTTTGAAGTCATAgcagaaacattttcacaaatagaaaatCTTTATCATGTCATTAATAAGTAACAGCTTTttcaatacttttacttttctcttGCTCTATACTGTTTTCATCCTTGGAAAATATTAATCTTTCAAGAATGGCTTCACCCagagaaatgccaaaaaaacaacTAGTTTCACCAAACCTCAAAGTATAAATagacttttaaaatatttcaaaaattaTAATATACTTTGTCAATACAATTCTCATAAAAATTACTCAACCTATATGACAATATTACAACTCATAGTGGAGGTAAATTATCCACTGCacttaatgaaaaaatactCTTGGAATATTTCTTGAAAAGGTTTCAGAACCAATACCCATTAAATCTTGCTTGTCAATGCATTATCAAAATACCAAAAGATCGTGTTTAGAAATAGTTTATCGATTATTTATATCATACACAATATGTCACTGTTCAAAAGCATACCTCTGGCACAAATAGAGCATAATCCCTTGTGGGGTACCTCAAGGCTCCATGGCTCTTTCTAATTTACATACACGATCTCCCATAtgcaaaagataaaatattgCCAATAATTTTGCAGATAATATTAATCTTATAATCTCACCATGATATAAGCATACTTAAACAAAGATCTGAGAAACTATGTAGATTGGTTTAAAATAagtttcacttaaaaaaaatcgaattttatattttttgaagGTCTTGGAATTAATAAAGTTAATTCTACTCAGTTTTTAAGGGTGATGAACTCTCATTGAAgactttatatttaaaatagcaAAGAGATCTCTTGGCATAATTTGAAAAT
It contains:
- the lamb3 gene encoding laminin subunit beta-3 isoform X1 encodes the protein MRTLLLLAAIVAVSQAQTDCSQGACYPPINDLLLGRAHQLHASSTCGLTGSEVYCTPYQQRRMKCCPCDSRNPNGQLAHTVQEVLSTSGPDRWWQSRKELSPVTLQLDLNNLFQLDNLVLSFKGPRPSVFVIERTLDNGRTWQPALYLATDCQKAFPGIPTTTPLTLDQTYCYTLPPTGVNPYQDHTIQFSPLRQYAYVPAPNSQKIEYVSGLTGLRVRLTELGDVPHLPGRALSRFYALKEMRVMGSCMCHGHANQCLPEVYNNPLSNSIQVNPQCDCQHNTAGVNCERCADLYNDLPWRPAEEGNTHTCKRCECNNHAQRCHFDQAVYEASGRRSGGVCEGCMHHTTGPKCDQCAPGYQPNPRSRMDRPDACTRCICSAEGTLNGGRCDDSTGSCQCKVNVEGPRCDRCKRGYYGLSASNPLGCSRCSCSPDGSLSDLCDPVTGQCPCRPHFHGLTCEVCSQGYWNPFLSGSCEPCGCDPSRSFSDNCDQVTGQCHCRPSFGGRTCTECPDKTYGDPLIGCQPCRCDAEGTLPEVCDKQTGVCLCRPGITGARCDSCSRGHCDSFPACETCPSCFFTLDAQRQNLSLVLERLSFSFPSTGDLENVLPSIRNLEDRLSLIRNSVSLPPSTARQIDNALSQLYKLRDQVNEVNNDLSPLVKTPGLDSELDKLQALLVRLTLEYKIKKDAMENTNNAEGFSAIQKAYNESTDAAKKVDDSRNTVKESANAREQTEDLQNQIQPANTRDLDKLNESMASRPDLTPVAKQVCGSVRSEPCTPLQCDGLELCPPKGTPPCKKGEKCVGALPLSKRADADAKDVKDRLDKLTGKITEAAEKLQETQETTNQVRQSAEKLFNTMKQTRDELEEDLKETRDVVKALKDFLSDPSSNLTHVQEVSDWILKAKPPLSLVALKRKLEDLKNLAANLPNSTAVLDKAKPQLDKARKLLQEAQDARDTALGVKADVDGLLAGFGLAEGSLSDLEDKLQNSMDLLDNLNNSLTKAKDQLSPAEKALDDVSTLIKPMKPQLDELKDLLQNGGQQAQDAQENADKAEDEAATANEDLLSLEKQLDRLKDEAAAREPGEEAGPVGERLATLQQDAGALANTTENMMKALEGKADSLRFLQNEILQKSTKLEGLDAKLKDLVAKLRKKANDLSTCQG
- the lamb3 gene encoding laminin subunit beta-3 isoform X2; the encoded protein is MKCCPCDSRNPNGQLAHTVQEVLSTSGPDRWWQSRKELSPVTLQLDLNNLFQLDNLVLSFKGPRPSVFVIERTLDNGRTWQPALYLATDCQKAFPGIPTTTPLTLDQTYCYTLPPTGVNPYQDHTIQFSPLRQYAYVPAPNSQKIEYVSGLTGLRVRLTELGDVPHLPGRALSRFYALKEMRVMGSCMCHGHANQCLPEVYNNPLSNSIQVNPQCDCQHNTAGVNCERCADLYNDLPWRPAEEGNTHTCKRCECNNHAQRCHFDQAVYEASGRRSGGVCEGCMHHTTGPKCDQCAPGYQPNPRSRMDRPDACTRCICSAEGTLNGGRCDDSTGSCQCKVNVEGPRCDRCKRGYYGLSASNPLGCSRCSCSPDGSLSDLCDPVTGQCPCRPHFHGLTCEVCSQGYWNPFLSGSCEPCGCDPSRSFSDNCDQVTGQCHCRPSFGGRTCTECPDKTYGDPLIGCQPCRCDAEGTLPEVCDKQTGVCLCRPGITGARCDSCSRGHCDSFPACETCPSCFFTLDAQRQNLSLVLERLSFSFPSTGDLENVLPSIRNLEDRLSLIRNSVSLPPSTARQIDNALSQLYKLRDQVNEVNNDLSPLVKTPGLDSELDKLQALLVRLTLEYKIKKDAMENTNNAEGFSAIQKAYNESTDAAKKVDDSRNTVKESANAREQTEDLQNQIQPANTRDLDKLNESMASRPDLTPVAKQVCGSVRSEPCTPLQCDGLELCPPKGTPPCKKGEKCVGALPLSKRADADAKDVKDRLDKLTGKITEAAEKLQETQETTNQVRQSAEKLFNTMKQTRDELEEDLKETRDVVKALKDFLSDPSSNLTHVQEVSDWILKAKPPLSLVALKRKLEDLKNLAANLPNSTAVLDKAKPQLDKARKLLQEAQDARDTALGVKADVDGLLAGFGLAEGSLSDLEDKLQNSMDLLDNLNNSLTKAKDQLSPAEKALDDVSTLIKPMKPQLDELKDLLQNGGQQAQDAQENADKAEDEAATANEDLLSLEKQLDRLKDEAAAREPGEEAGPVGERLATLQQDAGALANTTENMMKALEGKADSLRFLQNEILQKSTKLEGLDAKLKDLVAKLRKKANDLSTCQG